TTTTCATGTCTATTTCCGGGCCCGCTGAACCATTATGGCACCCCATGCAAATTGCCGACTGGCCGGATATTTTTGCCTTTGTATAAGGATTATCTATTGTGGTGTCAGCTTTTACCGCCATACTAAACGGCGCTTTGGCATCATGGAGATTATGACAATCAGTACAATTCTCATCATGCTGGGCAAAAACCGGCTTTAAAATAACCGCTAAAATAGTTGTTAAAAGTAGAACCTTTCGCATCCCGCCTCCTAAACACTAAAGTATTCAACAAAAAGAGCCCTTTAAGGGGCTCTTTTTGTCAATTAAATTATTTCTTTTCTGCTGGCGCTGCCGGCTTTTTCTCACCTTTAGATCGTTTATCAGAATGACAAACCGCACAGAATTTACCTAAATCACTGCCGTTTGCTCCAACATCAGCTCGTAAATATTTATAATTAGGATTACTTGGATGAAAATCATGGCAGCTGCTGCATTCAAAGAGCCCGCCGTCTCTTAACCATTCAGGAGGGACCTGTGCTCTTTTAGGATTTGGCACAATTCCCACCGGATGGGACTTCATTATACCAATTTCAGGGCCGCCTTCACCTATATGGCATCCCTGGCATAATGCGGAAATACCCGATAAAGGTTTTTTTGTCGCAGGGTTAATGGTCTTTGTATCAGGAGCCACCGCGATTATTTTTTCTCCTTTCGCATCATGAATACTATGGCAGTCTTTACAGTTATTATCATGCTGCGCAAAAACAGAATAACTGCTTGCCAAAACCATTAAAAACATTGTAAACAAAATTGCCGCTTTCTTCATTATCTTTTTCACCTCCTTTTTATATAAATATTATATATTTAATTTTTTACAAATAAACATCTATTAATTATAACCAGTAAAAAACAACTGTCAATAAAAAAATATTTATAAAGTGAAGTATCCCCGAAATTTTAGCGTCAAAACAAGGCCGTCTGATAATTCAAATTATTTGTTTGGGATATTTTATTAAAAACTTTGCCTGAATACCTGGCAAATATTTCTTTTATTCCATCGGCAATTGCATAATATTTAA
Above is a window of bacterium DNA encoding:
- a CDS encoding cytochrome c3 family protein codes for the protein MRKVLLLTTILAVILKPVFAQHDENCTDCHNLHDAKAPFSMAVKADTTIDNPYTKAKISGQSAICMGCHNGSAGPEIDMKKTHPVGMKPDPKKVIVDTTVLSKEGIFECGSCHDFHPSNTNYKYLRVEVKSENIGLFCALCHSSKRQKNSPKPSLE
- a CDS encoding cytochrome c3 family protein; amino-acid sequence: MKKAAILFTMFLMVLASSYSVFAQHDNNCKDCHSIHDAKGEKIIAVAPDTKTINPATKKPLSGISALCQGCHIGEGGPEIGIMKSHPVGIVPNPKRAQVPPEWLRDGGLFECSSCHDFHPSNPNYKYLRADVGANGSDLGKFCAVCHSDKRSKGEKKPAAPAEKK